One Citricoccus sp. K5 DNA window includes the following coding sequences:
- a CDS encoding DNA-directed RNA polymerase subunit beta' — MSNDNSSFGLMRIGLATADEIRNWSYGEVRKPETINYRTLKPEKDGLFCEKIFGPTRDWECYCGKYKRVRFKGIICERCGVEVTRSKVRRDRMGHIELAAPVTHIWYFKGVPSRLGYLLDLAPKDLEKIIYFAAYMITSVDDEARHADLPNLQAEHDQETRHLTDTRDADIAAVAGDLEKDLAKLESEGAKAAEKKKARDSADKTMAQIRKRADAELDRMEKIWDRFKNLKVADLEGDEGLFRAMRDKYGQYFEGSMGAESIKKRLETFDLEAEAEFLREVIKTGKGQRKTRALKRLKVVNAFLTTDNSPLGMVLDAVPVIPPELRPMVQLDGGRFATSDLNDLYRRVINRNNRLKRLLDLGAPEIIVNNEKRMLQEAVDSLFDNGRRGRPVTGPGNRPLKSLSDMLKGKQGRFRQNLLGKRVDYSGRSVIVVGPQLKLHQCGLPKQMALELFKPFVMKRLVDLNHAQNIKSAKRMVERFRPQVWDVLEEVITEHPVLLNRAPTLHRLGIQAFEPMLVEGKALQLHPLVCGAFNADFDGDQMAVHLPLSPEAQAESRLLMLSSHNILKPSDGRAVAVPAQDMIIGLNHLTTVREDEVGAGTEYSSVAEAIMAFDAGQLHLNAPVKITVDGFIPSVQSPAPEGWEEGTSAVLDTTLGVVLFNELLPVDYPWLSTQATKGTLGALVNDLAERYPMVQTAATLDNLKDAGFHWGTWSGVTVAISDITSDFDKASIMAGYEDQALKVQAQYEKGLIADEERRSELIDIWNKATDEVAAAMQAGLPKLNTINRMVTSGARGNWLQVRQIAGIRGLVANPQGEIIPRPIKSSYREGLSVLEYFIATHGARKGLADTALKTANSGYLTRRLVDVSQDVIVREEDCGTERGLTEIIGVPNADGELVRHETVENSSFARTLAVDVTSEDGTVLGQSGEAIGDVAIDAYIAAGVTEIKVRSVLTCESAVGTCAKCYGRSMATGQLVDIGEAVGIIAAQSIGEPGTQLTMRTFHTGGVASADDITQGLPRIQELFEARTPKGVAPISEVAGRVVIEDGEKQLRLVLTPDDGSEEIAYPVLRRARLLVSDGEHVGVGTQLVAGAVDPKQVLRVLGPRAAQKFLVQEVQDVYQSQGVGIHDKHVEVIVRQMLRRITVIESGETDLLPGELTDRARFTAANRKAVAEGRQPASGRDELMGITKASLATDSWLSAASFQETTRVLTQAAMEGKSDPLLGLKENVIIGKLIPAGTGLDRYTKVNVEPTEEAKANLFTGPAGFADFDYPGLDSSATPEFHAISLDDYGMGGDFRG; from the coding sequence ATGTCCAACGACAACTCATCATTTGGCCTCATGCGCATTGGCCTCGCGACCGCGGACGAGATCCGCAATTGGTCCTACGGCGAGGTCAGGAAGCCCGAAACCATCAACTACCGCACCCTGAAGCCCGAGAAGGACGGACTCTTCTGCGAGAAGATCTTCGGCCCCACCCGGGACTGGGAGTGCTACTGCGGCAAGTACAAGCGCGTGCGCTTCAAGGGCATCATCTGTGAGCGCTGCGGCGTCGAGGTGACCCGTTCCAAGGTGCGTCGCGACCGGATGGGCCACATCGAGCTGGCCGCCCCGGTCACGCACATCTGGTACTTCAAGGGTGTGCCCTCCCGCCTGGGCTACCTGCTGGATCTGGCCCCGAAGGATCTCGAGAAGATCATCTACTTCGCGGCCTACATGATCACGTCGGTGGACGACGAGGCACGCCACGCCGACCTGCCGAACCTGCAGGCCGAGCATGACCAGGAGACCCGTCACCTGACGGACACCCGCGATGCCGACATCGCCGCCGTCGCCGGTGACCTGGAGAAGGACCTCGCCAAGCTCGAGTCCGAGGGCGCCAAGGCCGCCGAGAAGAAGAAGGCCCGTGACTCCGCGGACAAGACCATGGCGCAGATCCGCAAGCGGGCCGACGCCGAGCTGGACCGGATGGAGAAGATCTGGGACCGCTTCAAGAACCTCAAGGTCGCCGACCTCGAGGGCGACGAGGGTCTGTTCCGTGCGATGCGTGACAAGTACGGACAGTACTTCGAGGGCTCCATGGGCGCCGAGTCCATCAAGAAGCGCCTGGAGACCTTCGACCTCGAAGCCGAGGCCGAGTTCCTGCGCGAGGTCATCAAGACCGGCAAGGGCCAGCGCAAGACGCGTGCCCTGAAGCGACTGAAGGTCGTCAACGCGTTCCTCACCACGGACAACTCCCCGCTGGGCATGGTCCTGGACGCCGTGCCGGTGATCCCGCCGGAGCTGCGCCCGATGGTGCAGCTGGACGGTGGCCGCTTCGCGACCTCCGACCTGAACGACCTGTACCGCCGCGTGATCAACCGCAACAACCGCCTGAAGCGACTGCTGGACCTCGGTGCCCCCGAGATCATCGTGAACAACGAGAAGCGCATGCTCCAGGAAGCGGTCGACTCGCTGTTCGACAACGGCCGTCGCGGCCGTCCGGTCACCGGACCGGGCAACCGTCCGTTGAAGTCGCTCTCCGACATGCTCAAGGGCAAGCAGGGACGCTTCCGCCAGAACCTGCTCGGCAAGCGCGTGGACTACTCCGGCCGTTCCGTGATCGTGGTGGGCCCGCAGCTCAAGCTGCACCAGTGCGGACTGCCGAAGCAGATGGCCCTGGAGCTCTTCAAGCCCTTCGTGATGAAGCGCCTGGTGGACCTCAACCACGCCCAGAACATCAAGTCCGCCAAGCGGATGGTGGAGCGTTTCCGCCCGCAGGTGTGGGACGTGCTGGAAGAGGTCATCACCGAGCACCCAGTGCTGCTGAACCGTGCACCCACCCTGCACCGCCTCGGCATCCAGGCCTTCGAGCCGATGCTGGTGGAGGGCAAGGCACTGCAGCTGCACCCGCTGGTCTGTGGCGCCTTCAACGCCGACTTCGACGGTGACCAGATGGCAGTGCACCTGCCGCTGAGCCCCGAGGCGCAGGCCGAGTCGCGACTGCTGATGCTGTCCTCCCACAACATCCTGAAGCCCTCCGATGGCCGCGCCGTGGCCGTTCCGGCCCAGGATATGATCATCGGCCTCAACCACCTCACCACCGTGCGTGAGGACGAGGTCGGTGCCGGGACGGAGTACTCGTCGGTCGCCGAGGCCATCATGGCCTTCGACGCCGGCCAGCTGCACCTGAACGCACCGGTCAAGATCACCGTGGACGGGTTCATCCCGTCCGTCCAGAGCCCGGCCCCCGAGGGCTGGGAAGAGGGCACCTCGGCCGTGCTGGACACGACCCTCGGCGTGGTGCTGTTCAACGAGCTGCTCCCGGTCGACTACCCGTGGCTCTCCACGCAGGCGACCAAGGGCACCCTCGGCGCACTGGTCAACGACCTGGCCGAGCGCTACCCGATGGTGCAGACCGCCGCGACGCTGGACAACCTCAAGGACGCCGGCTTCCACTGGGGCACCTGGTCGGGTGTCACCGTGGCCATCTCGGACATCACCTCGGACTTCGACAAGGCCTCCATCATGGCCGGGTACGAGGACCAGGCACTCAAGGTCCAGGCCCAGTACGAGAAGGGTCTGATCGCTGACGAGGAGCGCCGTTCCGAGCTGATCGACATCTGGAACAAGGCCACCGACGAGGTCGCCGCCGCCATGCAGGCGGGGCTGCCGAAGCTCAACACCATCAACCGCATGGTGACCTCCGGTGCGCGTGGTAACTGGCTGCAGGTCCGGCAGATCGCCGGCATCCGCGGCCTCGTGGCCAACCCGCAGGGCGAGATCATCCCGCGTCCGATCAAGTCCTCCTACCGTGAGGGCCTGTCCGTGCTCGAGTACTTCATCGCCACCCACGGTGCCCGTAAGGGCCTCGCGGATACGGCGCTGAAGACCGCGAACTCGGGTTACCTGACCCGTCGTCTGGTGGACGTTTCCCAGGACGTCATCGTCCGCGAGGAGGACTGCGGCACCGAGCGCGGCCTGACCGAGATCATCGGCGTGCCGAACGCCGACGGCGAGCTGGTGCGTCACGAGACCGTGGAGAACTCCTCGTTCGCCCGGACCCTCGCGGTCGATGTCACCTCCGAGGACGGCACCGTGCTGGGCCAGTCCGGCGAGGCCATCGGCGACGTGGCGATCGACGCCTACATCGCCGCAGGTGTCACCGAGATCAAGGTGCGCTCCGTGCTCACGTGCGAGTCCGCCGTCGGGACCTGCGCGAAGTGCTACGGCCGCTCCATGGCCACGGGTCAGCTCGTGGACATCGGCGAGGCCGTGGGCATCATCGCCGCACAGTCCATCGGTGAGCCGGGAACCCAGCTCACCATGCGTACCTTCCACACCGGTGGTGTCGCCTCCGCAGACGACATCACCCAGGGTCTGCCCCGTATCCAAGAGCTCTTCGAGGCCCGTACCCCGAAGGGTGTGGCCCCGATCTCCGAGGTCGCCGGCCGCGTGGTCATCGAGGACGGCGAGAAGCAGCTGCGGCTGGTGCTCACCCCGGACGACGGCTCTGAGGAGATCGCCTACCCGGTGCTGCGCCGTGCGCGTCTGCTCGTATCCGATGGCGAGCACGTGGGCGTCGGTACCCAGCTGGTCGCCGGTGCCGTGGACCCGAAGCAGGTGCTGCGTGTGCTCGGTCCCCGGGCCGCCCAGAAGTTCCTGGTCCAGGAGGTCCAGGACGTGTACCAGTCCCAGGGTGTGGGCATCCACGACAAGCACGTGGAGGTCATCGTTCGCCAGATGCTGCGCCGCATCACCGTCATCGAGTCGGGCGAGACCGACCTGCTGCCGGGCGAGCTGACGGACCGCGCCCGCTTCACCGCCGCGAACCGCAAGGCCGTGGCGGAGGGTCGCCAGCCGGCCTCCGGCCGTGACGAGCTCATGGGCATCACCAAGGCCTCGCTCGCCACCGACTCGTGGCTGTCCGCCGCATCCTTCCAGGAGACCACCCGCGTCCTGACGCAGGCGGCCATGGAGGGCAAGTCGGATCCGCTGCTGGGCCTGAAGGAGAACGTGATCATCGGCAAGCTGATCCCGGCCGGCACCGGCCTGGATCGCTATACCAAGGTCAACGTCGAGCCCACGGAGGAGGCCAAGGCCAACCTGTTCACCGGTCCGGCCGGCTTCGCGGACTTCGACTACCCGGGTCTGGATTCCTCGGCCACGCCGGAGTTCCACGCGATCTCGCTGGACGACTACGGCATGGGCGGCGACTTCCGCGGCTGA
- the rpoB gene encoding DNA-directed RNA polymerase subunit beta, which translates to MVASSTSNTETANFPGGVSPRSGASAGRISFAKIHEPLEVPDLLALQTESFDRLVGNERWAERVAHAREINDDSVAVTSGFADIFEEISPIEDFQGTMSLSFTDPEFSDPKMPVDECKERDTTYAAPLYVKAEFMNNNTGEIKQQTVFMGDFPLMTDKGTFVINGTERVVVSQLVRSPGAYFERTPDKTSDKDIFTAKIIPSRGAWFELEVDKRDQVGVRLDRKRKQPVTVLLKAMGWSESRILEEFGQYDSIRATLEKDPTEGQNEALLDIYRKLRPGEPAAVDAAQNLLNNLYFTPKRYDLAKVGRYKLNRKLGVDMPLSDPHASVLTQDDIVQMVHFIVALHANEKTITGKRAGEDVEVRVEVDDIDHFGNRRIRAVGELIENQIRTGLSRMERVVRERMTTQDVEAITPQTLINIRPVVASIKEFFGTSQLSQFMDQNNPLAGLTHKRRLSALGPGGLSRDRAGMEVRDVHPSHYGRMCPIETPEGPNIGLIGSLATFGRINPFGFIETPYRKVVDGIVTEQVDYLTADDELEAQIAQANAPLNDDGSFAEDLVLCRQRGGGGEPVLSGVDEIDYMDVSPRQMVSAATALIPFLEHDDANRALMGANMQRQAVPLLQAEAPLVGTGMEKYIAVDAGDSITADAPGVVTEVAADMVTVMNDDGTIRHYPIMKFARSNQGNAYNQRVRVTEGDRVEKLSIIADGPATDHGELALGKNLLVAFMPWEGLNYEDAIILSQRMVSDDVLTSIHIEEHEVDARDTKLGAEEVTRDIPNVSDEVLAQLDERGIIHIGAEVEAGDILVGRVTPKGETELTPEERLLRAIFGEKSREVRDTSLKVPHGESGTVIGVRIFDRDEDDDLPPGVNQLVRVYVAQKRKITDGDKMAGRHGNKGVISKILPMEDMPFLEDGTPVDIILNPLGVPGRMNLGQVMELHLGWAASRGWDIQGEPEWIKDLPNFPRSSGPINVATPVFDGAEAHEIEGLLGHVNVTRDGDRLMGTNGKATLFDGRSGEPFPDAVSVGYMYMLKLHHLVDDKIHARSTGPYSMITQQPLGGKAQFGGQRFGEMEVWALEAYGAAYTLQELLTIKSDDIHGRVKVYEAIVKGENIPEPGVPESFKVLIKEMQSLCLNVEVLSADGTAIEMRDSEDEVFRAAEELGIDLSHNEPSSVEEV; encoded by the coding sequence TTGGTCGCCTCGAGCACCTCAAATACCGAAACCGCTAATTTCCCCGGGGGCGTCTCGCCCCGCTCCGGCGCCAGTGCCGGCCGAATCTCGTTCGCGAAGATTCATGAGCCGCTGGAGGTCCCGGACCTGCTGGCCCTGCAGACCGAGTCGTTCGACCGGCTCGTGGGCAACGAGCGCTGGGCCGAACGGGTGGCCCACGCTCGCGAGATCAACGACGACTCCGTGGCTGTCACCTCCGGCTTCGCCGACATCTTCGAGGAGATCTCCCCGATCGAGGACTTCCAGGGCACCATGTCCCTGTCCTTCACCGATCCGGAGTTCTCGGACCCGAAGATGCCGGTCGACGAGTGCAAGGAGCGCGACACCACGTACGCGGCTCCGCTGTACGTCAAGGCCGAGTTCATGAACAACAACACCGGCGAGATCAAGCAGCAGACGGTGTTCATGGGCGACTTCCCGCTCATGACGGACAAGGGCACCTTCGTGATCAACGGCACCGAGCGTGTCGTCGTGTCCCAGCTCGTCCGCTCTCCCGGCGCCTACTTCGAGCGCACCCCGGACAAGACCAGTGACAAGGACATCTTCACCGCGAAGATCATCCCGTCGCGTGGCGCCTGGTTCGAGCTCGAGGTGGACAAGCGCGACCAGGTCGGCGTCCGCCTCGACCGCAAGCGCAAGCAGCCGGTCACCGTGCTGCTCAAGGCCATGGGCTGGTCCGAGTCCCGCATCCTCGAGGAGTTCGGCCAGTACGACTCCATCCGCGCCACCCTCGAGAAGGACCCCACCGAGGGCCAGAACGAGGCGCTGCTGGACATCTACCGCAAGCTCCGCCCCGGCGAGCCCGCCGCCGTGGACGCCGCGCAGAACCTGCTGAACAACCTGTACTTCACGCCGAAGCGCTATGACCTGGCCAAGGTGGGCCGTTACAAGCTCAACCGCAAGCTGGGCGTGGACATGCCGCTGTCCGATCCGCACGCCTCCGTGCTGACGCAGGACGACATCGTCCAGATGGTCCACTTCATCGTGGCCCTGCACGCCAACGAGAAGACGATCACCGGCAAGCGCGCCGGCGAGGACGTCGAGGTGCGCGTGGAGGTCGACGACATCGACCACTTCGGCAACCGTCGTATCCGCGCCGTGGGCGAGCTGATCGAGAACCAGATCCGCACCGGCCTGTCCCGCATGGAGCGCGTCGTGCGTGAGCGCATGACCACCCAGGACGTCGAGGCGATCACCCCGCAGACCCTGATCAACATCCGCCCCGTGGTGGCCTCGATCAAGGAGTTCTTCGGAACCTCCCAGCTGTCCCAGTTCATGGACCAGAACAACCCGCTGGCGGGCCTGACCCACAAGCGGCGCCTGTCCGCGCTCGGCCCGGGCGGCCTGTCCCGTGACCGTGCGGGCATGGAAGTCCGTGACGTGCACCCGTCCCACTACGGCCGCATGTGCCCCATCGAGACCCCGGAAGGCCCGAACATCGGCCTCATCGGCTCGCTGGCCACGTTCGGGCGCATCAACCCGTTCGGTTTCATCGAGACCCCCTACCGCAAGGTCGTGGACGGGATCGTCACCGAACAGGTGGACTACCTCACCGCCGACGACGAGCTGGAAGCCCAGATCGCCCAGGCCAACGCTCCGCTGAACGACGACGGCTCCTTCGCCGAGGACCTCGTGCTCTGCCGCCAGCGCGGCGGCGGCGGCGAGCCGGTGCTCTCCGGCGTGGACGAGATCGACTACATGGACGTCTCCCCGCGCCAGATGGTCTCCGCCGCCACGGCGCTGATCCCGTTCCTCGAGCACGACGACGCCAACCGCGCCCTCATGGGTGCGAACATGCAGCGCCAGGCCGTGCCGCTGCTCCAGGCCGAGGCACCCCTGGTGGGCACCGGCATGGAGAAGTACATCGCCGTCGACGCCGGTGACTCCATCACGGCCGATGCCCCCGGCGTCGTGACCGAGGTGGCCGCGGACATGGTGACCGTCATGAACGACGACGGCACGATACGCCACTACCCGATCATGAAGTTCGCCCGCTCCAACCAGGGCAACGCGTACAACCAGCGCGTCCGGGTCACCGAGGGCGACCGCGTGGAGAAGCTGTCCATCATCGCCGACGGTCCCGCCACGGACCATGGCGAGCTGGCGCTCGGCAAGAACCTCCTCGTCGCGTTCATGCCCTGGGAGGGCCTGAACTACGAGGACGCCATCATCCTGTCCCAGCGCATGGTCTCCGATGACGTGCTGACCTCGATCCACATCGAGGAGCACGAGGTCGACGCCCGTGACACCAAGCTGGGCGCAGAAGAGGTCACCCGGGACATCCCGAACGTCTCCGACGAGGTCCTGGCGCAGCTCGACGAGCGCGGCATCATCCACATCGGCGCCGAGGTCGAGGCCGGAGACATCCTGGTCGGCCGCGTGACCCCGAAGGGCGAGACCGAGCTGACTCCGGAGGAGCGCCTGCTGCGCGCCATCTTCGGTGAAAAGTCCCGCGAAGTGCGTGACACCTCCCTGAAGGTGCCCCACGGCGAGTCCGGCACCGTCATCGGCGTGCGCATCTTCGATCGCGACGAGGACGACGACCTGCCCCCGGGCGTGAACCAGCTGGTCCGCGTGTACGTGGCCCAGAAGCGCAAGATCACCGACGGTGACAAGATGGCCGGCCGCCACGGCAACAAGGGCGTCATCTCCAAGATCCTGCCGATGGAGGACATGCCGTTCCTCGAGGATGGCACCCCCGTGGACATCATCCTGAACCCGCTGGGCGTTCCGGGCCGCATGAACCTGGGCCAGGTCATGGAGCTGCACCTGGGCTGGGCCGCCTCCCGCGGCTGGGACATCCAGGGCGAGCCGGAGTGGATCAAGGACCTGCCGAACTTCCCGCGGTCCTCCGGTCCGATCAACGTCGCCACCCCGGTGTTCGACGGTGCCGAGGCCCATGAGATCGAAGGCCTGCTCGGCCACGTCAATGTCACCCGTGACGGCGACCGCCTGATGGGCACCAACGGCAAGGCCACCCTGTTCGACGGCCGCTCCGGCGAGCCGTTCCCGGATGCGGTCTCCGTGGGCTACATGTACATGCTGAAGCTGCACCACCTGGTGGATGACAAGATCCACGCCCGCTCCACCGGTCCGTACTCCATGATCACGCAGCAGCCGCTGGGTGGTAAGGCACAGTTCGGTGGCCAGCGGTTCGGTGAGATGGAGGTCTGGGCCCTGGAGGCGTACGGCGCTGCCTACACCCTGCAGGAACTGCTGACGATCAAGTCGGATGACATCCACGGTCGTGTGAAGGTCTACGAGGCCATCGTGAAGGGCGAGAACATCCCGGAGCCGGGCGTTCCCGAGTCCTTCAAGGTCCTCATCAAGGAGATGCAGTCGCTGTGCCTGAACGTGGAGGTCCTCTCCGCCGACGGCACCGCGATCGAAATGCGTGACTCGGAGGATGAAGTCTTCCGGGCCGCCGAGGAACTGGGCATCGACCTGTCCCACAACGAGCCCAGCTCGGTTGAAGAGGTCTGA
- a CDS encoding acyltransferase, with protein MVATTELPRIEVDQQVGHQADQQVGQQADQQVGHRAQDQTADRPRPRLALLDGLRLVAALAVVLFHWTAWHHGHWGRHGEPAAEAWPWLSQFSSVGALGVQLFFIISGFVILLSSYGKSPARFIGSRVGRLYPAYWVAVLATATLTFVLWPEMGSQRSPVDILANLTMFQGGLGVGHIDGVYWTLWVEMKFYLWILAFTLIGMTVGRVLVFAFAWPILGNALYFGLHAAGQPIDWVEHVFFPQYSALFAGGMALFLLFKFGHTPLRWAALVLNAGVGSLWSARVQQAETVKLTGYDYPFWAFVAIVAGLFVLVALIVLTPLASLRVPGMTLAGQLTYPVYLLHQLWGWWLIFLLSPYLPREVVLILTLAAILGAAWLLHRWVERPLGPGLQRAVTAGVGTWPVAGRRLGRARMPVS; from the coding sequence ATGGTCGCGACGACGGAACTGCCGCGGATCGAGGTAGACCAGCAGGTTGGTCACCAGGCAGATCAACAGGTTGGTCAGCAGGCAGATCAGCAGGTTGGTCACCGGGCACAGGACCAGACGGCTGATCGGCCCCGACCCCGCCTCGCCCTGCTGGACGGGCTCCGCCTGGTCGCCGCCCTCGCCGTGGTGCTCTTCCACTGGACCGCCTGGCACCACGGGCACTGGGGCCGCCACGGGGAGCCGGCCGCCGAGGCATGGCCGTGGTTGAGCCAGTTCAGCTCCGTCGGGGCGCTCGGCGTCCAGCTCTTCTTCATCATCTCCGGCTTCGTGATCCTGCTCTCCTCCTATGGGAAGTCGCCGGCGAGGTTCATCGGCTCCCGGGTGGGCCGTCTCTACCCGGCCTACTGGGTCGCGGTGCTGGCCACCGCCACGCTGACCTTCGTCCTCTGGCCGGAGATGGGATCCCAGCGGTCGCCGGTGGACATCCTGGCGAACCTGACGATGTTCCAGGGCGGCCTCGGCGTCGGGCACATCGACGGCGTGTACTGGACCCTGTGGGTGGAGATGAAGTTCTACCTCTGGATCCTCGCGTTCACCCTCATCGGTATGACGGTGGGACGGGTGCTCGTGTTCGCCTTCGCGTGGCCGATCCTCGGCAATGCGCTGTACTTCGGCCTGCATGCGGCCGGCCAGCCCATCGACTGGGTGGAGCATGTGTTCTTCCCGCAGTACTCGGCCCTGTTCGCCGGCGGGATGGCCCTGTTCCTGCTGTTCAAGTTCGGCCATACCCCGCTGCGGTGGGCGGCCCTCGTGCTGAACGCGGGTGTCGGCAGCCTGTGGTCCGCCCGGGTCCAACAGGCCGAGACTGTCAAGCTCACCGGCTACGACTACCCCTTCTGGGCCTTCGTGGCCATCGTCGCCGGGCTGTTCGTCCTGGTGGCGCTCATCGTGCTGACCCCCTTGGCCTCACTCCGGGTGCCGGGGATGACCCTGGCCGGACAGCTGACCTACCCGGTCTACCTCCTGCACCAGCTGTGGGGGTGGTGGCTGATCTTCCTGCTCTCGCCGTACCTGCCGCGCGAGGTGGTGCTCATCCTCACCCTCGCCGCGATCCTGGGTGCCGCGTGGCTGCTGCACCGGTGGGTTGAACGCCCGCTGGGGCCGGGACTGCAGCGAGCGGTGACGGCCGGCGTCGGGACATGGCCGGTGGCGGGGCGGCGATTGGGCCGGGCCCGCATGCCGGTCTCCTAG
- the rplL gene encoding 50S ribosomal protein L7/L12 produces MAKLSTEELLEAFSELSLIELSEFVKAFEEKFEVTAAAPVAAAGAAPAAAAAEAEEEQSEFDVVLEAAGDKKIGVIKEVRALTSLGLKEAKDLVDSAPKAVLEGVNKETADKAKETLEGAGATVTLK; encoded by the coding sequence ATGGCTAAGCTGTCCACTGAAGAGCTGCTCGAGGCCTTCTCCGAGCTGTCCCTCATCGAGCTGTCCGAGTTCGTCAAGGCCTTCGAAGAGAAGTTCGAAGTGACCGCTGCCGCTCCGGTCGCCGCTGCCGGCGCCGCTCCGGCTGCCGCTGCCGCTGAGGCCGAGGAAGAGCAGTCCGAGTTCGACGTGGTCCTCGAGGCCGCCGGCGACAAGAAGATCGGCGTCATCAAGGAGGTCCGCGCACTGACCTCGCTGGGTCTGAAGGAAGCCAAGGACCTCGTCGACTCCGCTCCGAAGGCCGTCCTGGAGGGCGTCAACAAGGAGACTGCCGACAAGGCCAAGGAGACCCTTGAGGGCGCCGGCGCCACCGTCACCCTCAAGTGA
- the rplJ gene encoding 50S ribosomal protein L10, with protein sequence MATSEKNAVVAELAELFRTSTAAVLTEYRGLTVAELKQLRRALGENATYAVVKNTLTEIAADQAGVDAFKGKMTGPSAIAFVSGDPVDAAKAMRDFAKDHEALVVKGGYMEGQFLDETGMKKLADLESREVLLAKLAGAMKGNLYKAAYMFQAPLSQAVRTVDALRAKVEEQGGAAAPAAE encoded by the coding sequence ATGGCGACGTCTGAAAAGAACGCTGTTGTGGCGGAGCTGGCGGAACTCTTCCGCACCTCCACCGCAGCAGTATTGACGGAGTACCGTGGTCTCACCGTGGCCGAGCTCAAGCAGCTCCGCCGTGCACTCGGTGAGAATGCGACCTACGCCGTGGTGAAGAACACGCTGACCGAGATTGCGGCCGATCAGGCCGGCGTCGATGCCTTCAAGGGCAAGATGACCGGCCCGTCCGCTATTGCCTTCGTCTCCGGTGATCCGGTGGACGCAGCCAAGGCGATGCGTGACTTTGCCAAGGACCACGAGGCCCTGGTCGTCAAGGGCGGCTACATGGAGGGCCAGTTCCTCGATGAGACCGGCATGAAGAAGCTGGCGGACCTTGAGTCCCGCGAGGTTCTGCTGGCCAAGCTGGCAGGTGCCATGAAGGGCAACCTGTACAAGGCCGCCTACATGTTCCAGGCCCCCCTCTCGCAGGCAGTCCGCACCGTGGACGCCCTGCGCGCGAAGGTCGAGGAGCAGGGTGGCGCAGCTGCGCCGGCCGCCGAGTAA
- a CDS encoding LacI family DNA-binding transcriptional regulator, translated as MDVERDDAAAARVRLEDVARAAGVAPSTASRAFTRPDRVNFQTVERVMDAAARLGYRREPPRAAAVTPAPASRAVNLLVQDLANPFFSDLVKGAVSQARSAGYLVTLGDAEESATMERTHLERLTGDANGVVAAARWTSDAELREMARRRPLVLFNREVAGISSVVAGDADSSRHLIEHLHALGHRKIVYCAGPHNAWSNVLRQKAQDEVAQALGIELITTGPFKPLIGQGAAAAALAWARRPTAIIGYNDQLAVGILRHLISNGVDVPGDVSVVGYDNTYGSDFVHSGLTCVDAPVEQAGRAAVDLLLARMAGERTVRQLRLASGLQVRGSTGPASTSPSPSSAPILSAVRR; from the coding sequence ATGGATGTTGAACGGGACGACGCCGCTGCGGCGAGGGTTCGCCTTGAAGACGTGGCCCGGGCGGCCGGTGTGGCCCCGTCCACGGCATCCCGTGCGTTCACGCGGCCCGACCGGGTGAACTTCCAGACCGTGGAGCGGGTCATGGATGCGGCCGCCCGGCTCGGATACCGGCGTGAGCCCCCGCGTGCAGCGGCCGTGACCCCGGCTCCTGCCTCTCGCGCGGTGAACCTCCTGGTGCAGGACCTGGCCAACCCCTTCTTCTCGGACCTGGTCAAAGGCGCCGTCAGCCAGGCGCGTTCGGCGGGCTATCTCGTGACCTTGGGGGATGCCGAGGAGTCCGCCACCATGGAGCGGACGCACCTGGAGCGGTTGACCGGGGATGCGAACGGTGTGGTCGCCGCGGCCCGCTGGACCTCTGATGCCGAGCTGCGGGAGATGGCACGGCGTCGGCCCCTGGTGCTGTTCAACCGGGAGGTGGCGGGCATCAGCTCGGTGGTTGCCGGGGACGCCGATTCCAGCCGGCATCTGATCGAACACCTGCATGCCTTGGGGCACCGGAAAATCGTGTACTGCGCGGGGCCGCACAATGCGTGGAGCAACGTCCTGCGCCAGAAGGCCCAGGACGAGGTGGCCCAGGCCTTGGGGATCGAGTTGATCACCACGGGGCCGTTCAAACCGCTGATCGGCCAGGGGGCCGCAGCGGCTGCCTTAGCCTGGGCGCGAAGGCCGACCGCCATCATCGGCTACAACGACCAACTGGCCGTCGGCATCCTCCGGCACCTGATCTCCAACGGTGTGGACGTCCCGGGGGATGTCTCCGTGGTCGGCTACGACAACACCTATGGCTCCGACTTCGTGCATTCGGGCCTGACCTGTGTGGACGCGCCGGTGGAGCAGGCCGGCCGGGCGGCCGTGGACCTGTTGCTGGCCCGCATGGCGGGGGAGAGGACCGTGCGCCAGCTCCGGTTGGCCTCTGGGCTGCAGGTCCGCGGCTCGACCGGTCCGGCGTCCACATCCCCCTCCCCCTCATCGGCCCCCATCCTGTCTGCGGTGCGCCGGTGA